A single Maniola hyperantus chromosome 11, iAphHyp1.2, whole genome shotgun sequence DNA region contains:
- the LOC138402955 gene encoding uncharacterized protein, translating to MRKKNIVLKRQARKMIYDVNCFLKKEADECVDSLKQIRSQIEEVASLLSQSENNQTIQTMQVMKTETVSKLNCVVSKLAKIQKRTSEATKTSIGTVKNIANQAKSSDLLITFRTPGKKRPRAKPVTNIDNFDQGIIKRCIHNFHKTNNELPTIGKLKKKLEEDINFKGSETSLRVIIKELGFRWKKTENNRKLLIETSNIRLQRIEYLSKIRKYRQEGRPIVYTDESYVDSSHSTTKAWSDGPTEGLKKPISKGQRVVIVHAGSEAGFIPNALLTFKAGTKTGDYHDNMNYENYEKWLRTQLIPNLPPNSVVVVDNASYHNKQWDLAPSSNTKKADMQNWLTDKGIQYDSTMLKPQLYNLIKANKERFKTFSIDQILAEANHSILRLPPYHPDLNPIEMAWATIKQYVASKNVKWNLQECTKLIKEKVSLMGAQEWGKICKKVKDIEEEYVKSDHVVDLLTEQFIIRVDDNSEDDDSDDGYEDDDDDNCNRGSPEPGPSTSKRRCTISCRGSTTGPCGDFIEGVKPLTDSESE from the coding sequence atgcgtaaaaaaaacattgttttaaaaaggCAAGCACGGAAAATGATATATGACGTGAATTGCTTTTTAAAGAAAGAAGCTGACGAATGTGTCGATTCATTGAAGCAAATTCGAAGTCAGATTGAGGAAGTTGCTTCTTTACTCAGTCAGTCGGAGAATAACCAAACTATACAGACTATGCAGGTAATGAAAACGGAAActgtttctaaattaaattgtgtagtCAGTAAATTAGCTAAAATTCAAAAACGGACATCGGAGGCCACTAAGACTTCAATTGGAACTGTAAAAAATATCGCAAATCAAGCCAAGAGTTCCGATTTGCTAATTACTTTCAGAACACCTGGAAAAAAACGTCCCAGAGCTAAACCAGTTACGAATATTGATAATTTTGACCAAGGTATTATAAAAAGATGTATACACAATTTTCACAAGACGAATAATGAACTTCCCACCATTGGGAAACTAAAAAAGAAACTTGAGGAAGATATAAACTTTAAAGGGTCAGAAACAAGTCTTCGTGTAATTATAAAGGAGTTAGGATTTCGCTggaaaaaaacagaaaacaacCGTAAATTACTAATAGAAACATCGAATATCCGATTACAACGCattgaatatttaagtaaaataagaaaatatcgACAAGAAGGAAGACCCATTGTTTACACAGATGAATCCTACGTAGATTCATCGCACTCAACAACCAAAGCCTGGAGCGATGGCCCTACGGAAGGACTAAAAAAACCCATTTCTAAAGGACAACGAGTCGTGATAGTCCACGCAGGATCTGAAGCTGGGTTTATACCAAATGctttattaacttttaaagCCGGCACCAAAACAGGGGACTATCACGACAACATGAATTACGAGAATTATGAAAAATGGCTTAGGACACAATTAATTCCCAACCTACCACCCAATTCTGTAGTGGTTGTCGACAACGCTTCATACCACAATAAACAATGGGATTTAGCACCGTCCTCCAATACCAAAAAAGCCGATATGCAGAATTGGCTAACTGATAAAGGCATACAATATGATTCAACAATGCTCAAGCCACAATTGTACAACTTGATAAAAGCTAATAAAGAAagatttaaaactttttcaataGATCAAATTTTAGCAGAAGCAAACCATAGCATATTGAGATTACCGCCTTACCATCCAGACCTCAACCCCATAGAAATGGCATGGGCTACTATTAAACAATATGTAGCTAGCAAAAATGTTAAATGGAATTTACAAGAATGTACCAAACTTATCAAAGAAAAAGTATCCTTAATGGGTGCCCAGGAATGgggaaaaatatgtaaaaaggtAAAAGATATAGAAGAAGAGTACGTCAAGAGTGACCATGTAGTTGATTTACTTACCGAGCAATTTATAATTCGCGTCGATGATAATTCCGAAGACGATGATTCTGATGATGgttatgaagatgatgatgatgacaactgCAACCGAGGAAGCCCTGAACCCGGACCCTCAACAAGCAAAAGACGTTGCACAATTTCGTGTCGCGGCAGCACCACTGGACCATGCGGTGATTTCATAGAAGGCGTTAAACCTTTAACTGATtcagaatctgaatag
- the LOC117986372 gene encoding toll-like receptor Tollo, which translates to MLSLGLLSVWYAAWSWTYLSTGGASLTSRVAEAPQECEWQRVSGGAGEPTRVQLACSLRTAAGATDLLAGLSASQAQRITSLDLHCTDVLFFESSLDVGRRKEEGTELLSRFHNLKEMRIESCKIRYVPSAVLSPLSGLRSLSIRTHNTDWSAMSMEFHRDSFRGLTDLRNLDLGDNNIWILPSEIFCPLYNLKDLNITQNRLQDISNLGFSDWGNGPTAPGKSCNTVLETLDMSYNEISGLPDNGLSSLRALQKLLLQNNRISNVADRAFVGLSDLQILNLSSNALTALPPEMFQSSRDIKQIYLNNNSLSVLAPGLLEGLDQLQILDLSSNELTSEWVNRDTFSGLVRLIVLNLSHNRITKIDALLFQDLNNLQFLSLEFNNIGRIADGAFSNLKNLHSLSLAHNNIIEVDSNHFSNLYVLNQLFLDGNRITKVDLRSFENITKLHDLGLSGNQLTEVPEAIKTLRFLTSLDLGMNRITKVTTTQFEGLDDLYGLRLVGNKIEKISKDTFSALPSLQILNLASNNIDQIDDGAFASNMQLKAIGLDGNKLVDLKGIFTTTQPLVWLNVSNNELLWFDYSHIPTNLEWLDMHENKIEKLEDTYGVKETCNVKMLDVSNNKLRSIDEFSFPSSIETAVLNNNHIEKINPGTFLQKYNLNKVMLYSNKIKTLDVGAFAISSVPEDKDFPEFYISENPFECDCTMEWLQRINQLSDLRQRPRVMDLESVRCSLTHSRSNSDMLLLEVKSSEFLCEYDSHCFTLCHCCDFDACDCKMTCPDKCSCYHDLTWNSNVVDCSSAGYDHVPEQIPMDATEIYLDGNDLKDLGNHVFIGKKRLQVLYLNNSNINTIQNRTFNGIESLRVLHLENNNLETLRNTQFTRLQNLNELYLQDNKIKVIENDTFNYLPSLEFLNLDNNGYVDYMPWRVITDNNPRTRVSVDGNNWICDCKDVAQLNQWLIKKSKDTESMMCYFAHGQPMNKTIAAVAKECKTETSTEETGTETLKRLFIESNDGVENYIPYIAGVLIIVIVLLLMCALFLFVFREDFKLWMHSKYGVRVFSSTSKDMNDNKNKRFDAFFVYNSRDEDFVTRAVSSELENSGHTLCLQHRDLQLIERRSSDSLVSAAESSKRLVIVLSINFLQQEWYAPESRAAVQSAINSVNVRHRRQKIVFLVTTDLSAINIDPDLKVLLKTCTVIVWGEKNCWEKLNFRLPDVDVTLPNRTLHNANNIKTSNREGFGRHGNLRYTAPPTSHDPWYKYGMAPPILMMSSPMHSTSASAEVSARSTEDETCSVASSEGRPDDRLPHHHSYVSIDNHQCEERPLRPAQQIPMSNTRPTNVRKTYFV; encoded by the coding sequence ATGTTATCACTTGGATTATTGAGTGTGTGGTATGCGGCATGGAGCTGGACGTACCTGAGCACCGGTGGGGCGTCGCTGACGAGCCGAGTGGCGGAGGCGCCTCAGGAGTGCGAGTGGCAGCGCGTgtcgggcggcgcgggcgagcCCACGCGCGTGCAGCTGGCGTGCTCGCTGCGCACCGCCGCGGGCGCCACGGACCTGCTCGCCGGCCTCAGCGCCTCGCAGGCGCAGCGCATCACCTCGCTCGATCTCCATTGTACTGATGTGCTATTCTTCGAGAGTTCACTCGATGTCGGCAGGAGAAAAGAGGAGGGCACCGAACTCCTATCGAGATTTCACAATCTCAAAGAAATGAGGATAGAGTCTTGTAAAATTCGATATGTGCCATCAGCTGTGTTGTCGCCGCTTAGCGGATTACGAAGCTTGTCTATTCGCACACACAATACTGACTGGTCGGCTATGTCGATGGAGTTTCACCGAGATTCCTTCCGTGGACTTACCGATTTGAGAAACTTGGATTTAGGAGATAACAACATATGGATTTTACCATCAGAGATATTTTGCCCCCTGTACAATTTGAAAGATTTGAATATCACACAGAACCGTCTGCAAGATATATCCAATCTAGGCTTCTCTGACTGGGGCAACGGTCCTACTGCACCGGGAAAATCGTGTAATACCGTGTTAGAGACTTTGGACATGTCGTATAATGAAATAAGTGGTCTTCCAGACAATGGACTATCAAGTTTACGTGCACTTCAAAAGTTGTTATTGCAGAACAATAGAATCTCAAACGTAGCTGATCGAGCTTTTGTAGGATTGAGTGACTTGCAAATCCTGAACTTATCATCCAACGCTCTGACCGCTTTACCCCCAGAGATGTTTCAGTCCTCGCGGGATATAAAACAAATATACCTAAACAACAACTCGTTGAGTGTCCTGGCACCTGGATTACTTGAAGGTTTGGACCAATTGCAAATTTTGGATTTATCATCTAATGAGCTGACAAGTGAGTGGGTCAACAGAGATACTTTTTCTGGATTAGTGCGTCTCATTGTTTTGAATTTATCACATAACAGGATAACAAAAATTGACGCTTTACTATTTCAAGATTTAAATAATCTCCAGTTTTTGAGTTTAGAATTCAATAACATTGGACGAATAGCAGATGGGGCATTTTCAAATTTGAAAAATCTGCATTCTCTTTCTTTGGCACACAATAATATCATAGAAGTAGACAGCAATCATTTTTCAAATTTGTATGTTCTAAACCAGTTGTTCCTCGATGGAAATAGAATAACCAAAGTAGACCTTCGTTCATTCGAAAATATTACAAAGCTTCATGATTTGGGATTAAGTGGAAACCAGCTGACTGAAGTCCCCGAAGCTATAAAAACATTAAGGTTTCTAACATCCTTGGACTTGGGTATGAATAGGATTACTAAAGTCACAACAACTCAGTTTGAGGGATTAGATGATCTGTATGGCTTGCGGCTAGTGGGAAACAAAATTGAGAAAATTTCCAAAGATACATTCTCGGCCTTGCCGTCACTGCAGATATTAAATTTAGCGTCAAACAATATCGACCAAATTGATGACGGAGCTTTTGCCTCAAATATGCAGTTGAAGGCCATTGGATTAGACGGCAATAAGTTGGTGGATTTAAAAGGAATATTTACTACCACCCAACCTCTTGTATGGCTGAATGTTTCCAATAATGAGCTGCTTTGGTTCGATTACAGTCACATACCAACTAATCTCGAATGGCTAGATATGCacgaaaataaaatagaaaagctTGAAGATACATATGGGGTGAAAGAAACTTGTAACGTAAAAATGCTTGATGTAAGCAACAATAAGCTTCGAAGCATCGATGAATTTTCATTTCCCAGTAGCATAGAAACAGCTGTTCTAAACAATAATCACATTGAAAAAATTAATCCCGGTACTTTTTTGCAAAAATACAACTTGAACAAAGTTATGCTCTATTCAAATAAGATAAAAACGTTAGACGTGGGAGCTTTCGCTATATCATCTGTGCCAGAAGACAAAGACTTCCCAGAGTTCTATATAAGCGAGAATCCATTTGAGTGTGACTGTACAATGGAATGGTTGCAGCGAATAAATCAATTGAGTGACCTAAGGCAGCGACCTAGGGTAATGGATTTAGAAAGTGTAAGGTGCTCTTTAACACATTCACGAAGTAATTCAGATATGCTTTTATTAGAAGTGAAATCTTCCGAATTCTTATGCGAATATGATTCCCACTGCTTTACTCTGTGCCATTGTTGTGATTTTGATGCCTGCGACTGCAAGATGACTTGTCCAGATAAGTGTTCATGTTATCATGATCTCACCTGGAACTCCAACGTAGTCGATTGTTCCAGTGCCGGCTACGATCACGTGCCCGAGCAGATACCGATGGACGCGACCGAAATCTATTTAGACGGAAACGATCTAAAAGATTTAGGAAATCACGTATTTATCGGTAAAAAACGACTGCAAGTTTTGTATCTTAACAACAGCAATATCAACACAATACAAAACAGAACGTTTAACGGGATCGAATCACTGAGAGTGCTTCACTTAGAAAACAATAACTTGGAAACGTTGAGAAATACCCAGTTCACGAGGCTTCAGAATCTCAACGAGCTTTATTTACAAGATAACAAAATCAAAGTCATAGAGAACGATACCTTTAATTACTTGCCGTCACTGGAGTTTTTAAATCTCGACAACAACGGATATGTTGATTACATGCCGTGGCGAGTCATCACTGATAACAATCCTCGCACGCGTGTGTCCGTCGACGGCAACAACTGGATATGCGATTGTAAGGACGTAGCGCAGTTGAATCAATGGCTGATAAAGAAATCAAAAGATACCGAAAGCATGATGTGCTACTTTGCTCATGGCCAACCAATGAATAAAACTATCGCGGCCGTAGCGAAGGAATGTAAAACGGAGACCTCTACCGAAGAAACCGGGACCGAGACTCTAAAGCGGTTATTCATCGAATCGAATGATGGGGTCGAAAATTATATTCCATACATTGCGGGAGTCTTGATAATAGTAATCGTGCTTTTATTGATGTGTGCATTGTTTCTCTTCGTATTCAGAGAAGATTTTAAATTATGGATGCATTCAAAATACGGCGTACGAGTATTCAGTTCCACGTCGAAGGACATGAACGATAATAAAAATAAGCGGTTCGACGCATTCTTTGTGTATAACTCACGAGATGAAGACTTCGTCACGCGTGCCGTGAGCTCCGAGTTAGAAAATTCCGGTCACACTTTGTGTCTCCAACACAGAGACCTACAACTGATCGAGAGACGGTCTAGTGATAGTTTAGTGAGTGCAGCTGAAAGTTCAAAAAGACTCGTGATAGTGTTATCCATAAACTTTTTACAACAAGAGTGGTACGCGCCCGAGTCAAGAGCGGCCGTACAAAGTGCTATAAACTCAGTGAATGTGAGACATAGACGTCAGAAAATAGTTTTTCTCGTAACGACTGACTTAAGTGCCATAAATATTGATCCAGATCTTAAAGTGCTACTCAAAACGTGTACAGTGATCGTGTGGGGTGAAAAGAACTGTTGGGAGAAACTAAATTTTCGGTTGCCTGACGTTGACGTCACGCTGCCGAATCGGACGCTTCATAATGCGAATAATATTAAGACTAGTAATAGGGAAGGGTTCGGGAGGCACGGTAATTTGAGGTACACTGCGCCGCCTACGTCCCACGACCCTTGGTATAAGTACGGGATGGCGCCTCCTATCTTAATGATGTCGAGTCCGATGCATTCGACTAGCGCGAGTGCGGAGGTCTCGGCGCGCAGCACCGAGGACGAGACGTGCTCGGTGGCGAGTAGCGAGGGCCGGCCCGACGACCGGTTACCGCACCACCATAGCTACGTCTCCATAGATAATCACCAGTGCGAGGAGCGCCCGCTCAGGCCCGCTCAACAAATACCCATGTCGAACACGAGGCCCACTAACGTGAGAAAGACTTACTTTGTATAG